From Pseudomonadota bacterium, the proteins below share one genomic window:
- a CDS encoding LysR substrate-binding domain-containing protein — translation MNTRDLEYLVAVAEELHFGRAAERCHASQPALSGQLRKLEERLGVRLFERTKRHVRLTEIGERTVERARDILRNVDAMEQTAAAHKDPLVGSCTLGMPLTIGPFLTPLLLPAMKYYLPDVRLELIEDFTDHLEQQLVNGDLDVAILATSPTHSVLSEIVLYDEPFWVAMPNDHPLTDDETVDIEQIEPNELLLLSDGHCLRDQIYEACKLDRSNSVGNGGPRTQKTSLSTILSLVGSGDGITLVPAMSLSGGWVTDAGIAVRREKSGTAGRTVRLTYRKGYPRMALVEKVADIVAGIVPNTVYPSRR, via the coding sequence ATGAACACCAGGGACCTGGAATACCTTGTCGCCGTTGCGGAGGAGCTTCATTTCGGGCGAGCGGCGGAGCGCTGTCACGCCAGCCAACCGGCCTTGAGCGGCCAGTTGCGCAAGCTCGAAGAGCGGCTTGGCGTCAGGCTTTTCGAGCGCACCAAACGTCATGTCCGGCTGACCGAGATCGGCGAGCGAACAGTCGAACGGGCTCGCGACATCCTGCGCAACGTGGACGCCATGGAACAGACGGCGGCGGCGCATAAGGATCCGCTGGTCGGTTCGTGCACGCTTGGCATGCCGCTCACCATCGGGCCTTTTCTGACCCCGCTGCTGCTGCCGGCGATGAAGTACTATCTTCCCGATGTTCGCCTGGAGCTGATCGAAGACTTCACCGATCATCTGGAGCAGCAGCTTGTGAACGGCGATCTGGACGTTGCGATCCTGGCAACCAGCCCAACCCATTCCGTCCTGTCGGAGATTGTTTTGTATGACGAACCGTTCTGGGTTGCGATGCCGAACGATCACCCACTGACCGACGATGAGACCGTCGACATTGAGCAGATTGAGCCGAATGAGCTGCTGCTTCTGTCGGACGGACATTGCTTGCGCGATCAAATCTACGAGGCCTGTAAGCTGGATCGCTCCAATTCGGTTGGTAATGGCGGTCCAAGGACTCAGAAGACCAGCCTCTCGACCATTCTCTCACTCGTCGGTTCCGGCGACGGCATCACGCTGGTGCCGGCGATGAGCCTTTCCGGCGGTTGGGTTACCGATGCCGGCATCGCCGTGCGCCGCGAGAAAAGTGGCACAGCGGGGCGGACCGTGCGCCTGACCTACCGCAAGGGATACCCGCGCATGGCGTTGGTCGAAAAAGTGGCCGATATCGTTGCCGGTATCGTGCCGAACACGGTGTATCCCTCGAGGCGCTAG
- the argC gene encoding N-acetyl-gamma-glutamyl-phosphate reductase produces MSANGKLNVAILGASGYTGAELLRLAVSHPDLRIVALTADRRAGETMGEVYPHLHHLDLPDLVTIDDVAWDEVDAVFCCLPHGTTQETIAGLPEHVKVVDLSADFRLTDTALYEKVYGGKHRAIDLQKEAVYGLTEIHRDKVRQARLVANPGCYTTAAELPLVPLLENDLIEHGDIIIDAKSGVTGAGRSPKEANLHTEVSEGIHAYGIATHRHVPEIEQELSVAAGEPIAVSFTPHLMPMNRGILATSYVRLKNGHTADDLRAAIARRYEGEPFVKLVPQGQAPATRHVRGSNLCLMGVFADRLPGRAILVSALDNLVKGASGQALQNMNVMAGFEETDGLSAAPMFP; encoded by the coding sequence ATGTCGGCCAACGGTAAGCTGAATGTCGCGATTTTGGGCGCAAGTGGCTATACGGGCGCCGAACTGCTGCGCCTGGCGGTCAGCCATCCGGATCTGCGTATCGTGGCGCTCACCGCCGACCGCCGTGCCGGCGAGACCATGGGCGAGGTTTACCCGCACCTGCATCATCTCGATCTGCCGGATCTCGTCACCATCGACGACGTCGCGTGGGACGAGGTCGACGCCGTCTTTTGCTGTCTGCCCCACGGCACGACCCAGGAGACCATCGCCGGCTTGCCGGAGCACGTGAAGGTCGTCGATCTCTCCGCCGATTTCAGGCTTACCGACACCGCACTCTACGAAAAGGTCTATGGCGGCAAGCACCGCGCAATCGACCTGCAGAAGGAGGCGGTCTACGGCCTCACCGAGATTCATCGTGACAAGGTGCGTCAGGCTCGGCTGGTCGCCAATCCCGGCTGCTACACGACGGCGGCGGAATTGCCGCTGGTGCCGCTTCTGGAAAACGATCTGATCGAACACGGCGACATTATCATCGACGCCAAGTCGGGCGTGACCGGCGCCGGCCGTTCGCCTAAGGAAGCCAATCTGCACACGGAGGTTTCCGAAGGCATTCATGCCTATGGCATCGCGACCCACCGGCATGTCCCGGAGATCGAGCAGGAACTGTCGGTGGCAGCGGGCGAGCCAATTGCGGTCAGCTTTACCCCGCACCTGATGCCGATGAACCGGGGTATCCTGGCGACGAGCTATGTGCGTTTGAAGAACGGCCACACGGCCGACGACCTGCGCGCGGCGATCGCGAGGCGCTACGAAGGCGAACCGTTCGTCAAGCTGGTGCCACAGGGGCAGGCGCCGGCGACGCGCCATGTGCGCGGTTCGAACCTCTGCCTGATGGGGGTGTTCGCCGACCGCCTGCCGGGACGCGCGATCCTGGTCTCTGCCCTCGACAATCTGGTCAAGGGCGCTTCGGGCCAGGCGCTGCAGAACATGAATGTCATGGCCGGTTTCGAGGAAACCGACGGTTTGTCCGCCGCGCCCATGTTTCCGTGA
- a CDS encoding gamma carbonic anhydrase family protein, giving the protein MPGPTILPHHGAWPQIADDAFVAPGVFVAGEVTIGSLTGVFPSSVLRGDVNSITIGARTNIQDATVVHVSGRGSPTVIGDEVTIGHHCLIHACTLEDRCFIGMRATVMDDAVVETGAMVAAGALVTPGKRVPSGELWAGSPAKKMRDLSDEEVAGFQATIDRYVNHAKIYRETIQELG; this is encoded by the coding sequence GTGCCGGGCCCGACCATCCTGCCCCATCACGGCGCCTGGCCGCAGATCGCCGACGACGCGTTCGTCGCGCCTGGCGTCTTTGTCGCCGGCGAGGTCACGATCGGCTCGCTGACCGGCGTCTTTCCCAGTTCGGTCCTGCGCGGCGACGTCAATTCGATCACAATCGGCGCGCGCACCAACATCCAGGACGCGACCGTCGTCCATGTCAGCGGACGCGGCTCGCCGACGGTGATCGGCGATGAGGTCACCATCGGCCACCACTGCCTGATCCACGCCTGCACGCTGGAAGACCGCTGCTTCATCGGCATGCGCGCGACGGTAATGGACGACGCGGTCGTCGAAACCGGCGCCATGGTCGCCGCCGGCGCCTTGGTCACGCCGGGCAAACGCGTGCCGTCCGGCGAGCTGTGGGCGGGCAGTCCGGCAAAGAAAATGCGCGATCTTTCGGATGAGGAGGTCGCCGGGTTCCAGGCGACAATCGACCGCTACGTGAACCACGCGAAAATCTATCGCGAGACGATCCAAGAGCTCGGCTGA
- a CDS encoding Fur family transcriptional regulator, whose amino-acid sequence MAKGKSRRRTHADRVLDHLRHQDKPLSAYQILEALRSEGVTAATTVYRALDQLLAAGRVHRIESLNAWTVCCDPRHTETPVFEICEDCGAVTEHVDTRLAENIAALSSHSGFKPEHSVIEIRGRCGACRPDASAN is encoded by the coding sequence GTGGCAAAAGGCAAATCACGCCGCCGAACCCATGCAGATCGCGTGCTTGATCACTTGCGGCACCAAGACAAACCGCTATCCGCCTACCAGATCCTGGAAGCTCTCCGCAGCGAAGGTGTGACCGCGGCGACGACAGTGTACCGCGCGTTGGACCAACTTCTTGCTGCAGGGCGCGTCCACCGGATCGAATCGCTGAACGCGTGGACCGTGTGTTGCGATCCCAGACACACGGAGACCCCGGTGTTTGAGATCTGCGAGGATTGTGGCGCCGTGACCGAGCACGTCGACACGCGCCTCGCCGAGAACATTGCCGCCCTATCCAGCCACTCGGGCTTCAAACCTGAGCATTCCGTCATCGAAATCCGCGGCCGCTGCGGCGCATGCCGCCCAGACGCGTCAGCCAACTGA
- a CDS encoding peroxidase-related enzyme (This protein belongs to a clade of uncharacterized proteins related to peroxidases such as the alkylhydroperoxidase AhpD.), with the protein MAAWIKIIAEEEADTTLLQAFDSARTPHGTVDNVMRVHSLRPHTMEGHLALYRSVLHHPQTVLPLWFLEVVASYVSVVNNCNYSLRHHFANAARLIGDDERAKRVRAALTSRAPEAEFDGRELALLRYAEKLTVWVGVMEEEDIAALRETGCDDGEILEVNQVVAYFNYSNRVLNGLGVSLDGDQVGYYGASPGDD; encoded by the coding sequence ATGGCCGCCTGGATCAAGATCATTGCCGAGGAAGAGGCGGACACGACGTTGCTTCAGGCTTTCGATAGCGCACGTACGCCCCATGGTACCGTCGACAATGTCATGCGCGTTCACTCGCTGCGGCCGCACACCATGGAGGGGCATCTAGCGCTTTATCGCAGCGTCCTGCATCACCCCCAGACCGTGCTGCCGCTGTGGTTCCTGGAAGTCGTCGCGAGTTATGTCAGCGTCGTCAACAACTGCAACTACAGCCTGAGACATCACTTTGCCAACGCGGCGCGCCTGATCGGTGACGATGAACGCGCGAAACGTGTGCGCGCCGCCTTGACGAGCCGCGCGCCGGAAGCGGAGTTCGACGGCAGGGAACTCGCGCTGTTGCGCTATGCAGAAAAGCTCACCGTATGGGTCGGCGTCATGGAAGAAGAAGACATCGCCGCGTTGCGCGAGACCGGATGCGACGATGGCGAGATCCTGGAAGTGAACCAGGTCGTCGCCTACTTCAACTACTCAAACCGGGTGCTGAACGGCCTGGGTGTCAGCCTCGACGGCGACCAGGTCGGCTATTACGGCGCAAGCCCGGGCGATGACTGA
- the katG gene encoding catalase/peroxidase HPI: MGGAHTQLMTGSSANQKWWPNQLNLRVLNENSPLVDPMGEDFDYAVAFKSLDLDAVVKDLHALMTDSQAWWPADYGHYGPFFIRMAWHSAGTYRVYDGRGGASTGTQRFAPLNSWPDNGNLDKARRLLWPIKQKYGHSLSWADLMILAGNVALDSMGFKTFGFGGGRADVWEPEEDIYWGPETEWLGDERYSGDRELANPLGAVQMGLIYVNPEGPNGNPDPVASGRDIRETFGRMAMNDEETVALVAGGHAFGKAHGAADPDKYVGREPEGAPLEEQGLGWANSFGTGRGDDTITSGIEGAWTETPITWDNNYLEVLFRYEWVLTKSPAGANQWTPKDPSAQDTVPDAHDPSKKHAPMMTTADMALRFDPIYEPISRRFLANPAELDDAFARAWYKLTHRDMGPISRYLGKLVPDEEMIWQDPVPAVDHDVIDDQDIADLKAKLLASGLSISQLVTTAWASASTFRGSDKRGGANGARIRLAPMNGWAVNQPDELAKVLPVLETIQEAFNGAQSGNKKVSLADLIVLGGSAAIEQAAKNAGHDITVPFAPGRTDASQEQTEVDSIAHLEPRTDGFRNYLGKANGRSPEQRLVDRAQLLTLTAPEMTVLIGGMRALKANHGGNDHGVLTTQPETLTNDYFVNLLDMATTWKKSADDERVYEGHDAATGDVKWTATAVDLVFGSNSQLRAVAEVYACEDSQQQFFNDFVAAWTKVMNLDRFDLA; the protein is encoded by the coding sequence ATGGGCGGTGCCCACACGCAATTGATGACCGGTTCTTCGGCCAACCAGAAGTGGTGGCCGAACCAGTTGAACTTGAGGGTTCTGAACGAGAACTCGCCCCTGGTCGATCCGATGGGCGAGGACTTTGACTACGCGGTGGCCTTCAAGAGCCTCGACCTCGACGCCGTCGTGAAGGACCTGCACGCCCTGATGACGGACTCGCAGGCATGGTGGCCCGCCGACTACGGCCACTACGGCCCCTTCTTCATCCGCATGGCTTGGCACAGCGCGGGCACCTATCGGGTCTATGACGGTCGCGGCGGCGCCTCGACCGGAACCCAGCGCTTCGCGCCGCTGAACAGCTGGCCCGACAACGGCAATCTGGACAAGGCGCGACGCTTGCTGTGGCCGATCAAGCAGAAGTACGGCCACAGCCTCTCCTGGGCCGACCTGATGATCCTGGCCGGCAACGTCGCGCTGGACTCCATGGGCTTCAAGACATTCGGCTTTGGCGGCGGCCGCGCCGACGTGTGGGAGCCGGAAGAGGACATCTATTGGGGTCCCGAGACCGAGTGGCTGGGCGACGAGCGTTATAGCGGCGACCGTGAGCTCGCCAATCCACTCGGCGCCGTGCAGATGGGCCTGATCTACGTCAACCCGGAGGGCCCCAACGGCAATCCGGACCCCGTCGCGTCGGGCCGGGACATCCGGGAGACGTTCGGCCGCATGGCCATGAACGACGAGGAGACAGTCGCGCTGGTCGCCGGCGGCCACGCCTTCGGCAAGGCTCATGGCGCCGCCGATCCCGACAAGTATGTCGGCCGTGAGCCCGAGGGTGCCCCCCTTGAGGAACAGGGACTCGGCTGGGCCAACAGCTTCGGCACCGGCAGGGGCGACGATACGATCACCAGCGGCATCGAAGGCGCGTGGACCGAAACCCCGATCACGTGGGACAACAACTATCTTGAGGTCCTGTTCCGTTATGAATGGGTGCTGACCAAGAGCCCGGCTGGCGCCAACCAGTGGACGCCGAAGGATCCGTCCGCCCAGGACACCGTGCCGGATGCGCACGATCCGTCAAAGAAGCACGCGCCGATGATGACCACCGCCGACATGGCGCTGCGGTTCGACCCGATCTACGAGCCGATTTCCCGACGCTTCCTGGCCAACCCGGCAGAGCTCGACGATGCCTTTGCTAGAGCATGGTACAAGCTGACACACCGCGACATGGGTCCGATCAGCCGCTACTTGGGCAAACTGGTGCCCGACGAAGAGATGATCTGGCAGGACCCGGTACCGGCGGTCGACCACGACGTGATCGACGACCAGGACATCGCGGATCTGAAGGCCAAGCTTCTTGCCTCCGGCCTCTCCATCTCGCAACTGGTCACTACCGCTTGGGCATCGGCATCGACCTTCCGCGGTTCCGACAAGCGCGGCGGCGCCAATGGCGCGCGCATTCGCCTTGCCCCCATGAATGGCTGGGCCGTCAATCAGCCGGACGAATTGGCCAAGGTCCTGCCGGTTCTTGAGACCATCCAGGAAGCGTTCAACGGCGCGCAGTCCGGCAACAAGAAGGTGTCGCTCGCCGACCTCATCGTGCTCGGCGGCTCCGCGGCCATCGAGCAAGCCGCGAAGAACGCCGGCCACGACATAACGGTGCCCTTCGCGCCGGGCCGCACGGATGCCTCGCAAGAGCAGACCGAGGTCGACTCGATCGCCCATCTTGAGCCGAGGACCGATGGCTTCCGCAACTACCTCGGCAAGGCCAACGGCCGGTCGCCCGAGCAACGTCTTGTCGACCGGGCGCAACTGCTGACGCTGACCGCACCGGAGATGACGGTCCTGATCGGCGGAATGCGCGCCTTGAAGGCGAACCATGGTGGCAACGATCACGGCGTCTTGACGACACAGCCGGAGACGCTGACCAACGACTACTTCGTCAACCTGCTCGACATGGCGACGACATGGAAGAAGTCGGCCGATGACGAGAGAGTCTATGAAGGCCACGACGCCGCCACCGGTGACGTCAAGTGGACGGCGACCGCCGTCGACCTGGTCTTCGGATCGAACTCTCAGTTGAGGGCCGTCGCAGAAGTCTATGCGTGTGAAGACTCACAGCAGCAGTTCTTCAACGACTTTGTCGCCGCCTGGACCAAGGTCATGAACCTCGACCGCTTCGACCTCGCCTGA
- a CDS encoding LysE family translocator, which produces MDLVLFTSLLSLAFVGAVTPGPNNLMIMSSSAAFGWRRSLQHLWGIAIGFAFMNAAVTLGLGQIVERVPELLIAVKIAGAAWLLWLAYQFVRPKSATGDGRPTRGRPLRFHEAALFQWVNPKGWTFALAVASGYVGLLPSHWWRAGVVALVFVFMTLLCAGLWMLAGEALHRYLKGPQASRIFSLIMAGVIAATAVVILLS; this is translated from the coding sequence ATGGATCTCGTGCTCTTCACCAGCCTGCTCAGTCTGGCCTTTGTCGGGGCGGTCACGCCCGGCCCCAACAACCTGATGATCATGTCATCGAGCGCGGCGTTCGGCTGGCGCCGCAGCTTGCAGCACCTGTGGGGTATTGCGATCGGGTTCGCGTTCATGAACGCGGCGGTCACGCTGGGGCTCGGTCAGATTGTCGAACGGGTTCCGGAACTCCTTATCGCGGTCAAGATCGCCGGCGCCGCCTGGCTGTTATGGCTGGCCTATCAGTTCGTGCGGCCGAAATCGGCCACAGGAGACGGCCGGCCGACACGCGGGCGCCCGCTCCGCTTCCACGAGGCCGCACTTTTCCAATGGGTCAATCCGAAGGGGTGGACGTTCGCGCTGGCCGTGGCCAGCGGTTATGTCGGCCTGTTGCCGTCCCACTGGTGGCGCGCCGGCGTCGTCGCGCTCGTCTTCGTGTTCATGACGCTGCTATGCGCGGGCCTATGGATGCTGGCGGGCGAGGCCCTGCATCGCTATCTCAAGGGACCGCAGGCAAGTCGCATCTTCAGCCTGATCATGGCCGGCGTCATCGCCGCAACGGCAGTGGTGATCCTGCTGTCGTAG
- a CDS encoding GTP-binding protein — translation MDQIPQIPVTVLTGFLGAGKTTLLNRILTERHGKRYAVIVNEFGEEGIDNDLVVDADEEVFEMNNGCICCTVRGDLIRILGGLMKRADKFDAIIVETTGLADPAPVAQTFFVDQDVADRTRLDAIVTVADAVHLDNQLGEHHEAEEQIAFADIVLLNKTDLVATDGLGRVEERIRRINPYAKIIRTERCGTELDEVIGLNAFSLDRVLEVEPDFLTSDHDHEHDDDVKSISLVSDVPLDLEKFQEWFGNLLQTRGPDILRSKGILDFKGEDDRFVFQGVHMLMDGAPMGSWPQGARQSRLVFIGRNLETMGLEDGFAACQAA, via the coding sequence ATGGATCAGATCCCGCAAATCCCTGTCACCGTGCTAACCGGTTTCCTCGGTGCAGGAAAAACGACCCTTCTCAACCGGATCCTTACAGAGCGGCACGGCAAACGGTACGCCGTGATCGTGAACGAGTTCGGTGAGGAGGGAATCGACAACGATCTCGTCGTCGACGCGGACGAGGAAGTCTTCGAGATGAACAACGGCTGCATCTGCTGCACGGTACGGGGAGACTTGATCCGCATCCTCGGCGGATTGATGAAACGAGCCGACAAGTTCGACGCCATCATCGTGGAAACCACGGGTCTTGCCGACCCTGCCCCGGTAGCACAGACCTTCTTCGTCGATCAGGACGTGGCTGACCGTACACGGCTCGATGCGATTGTGACGGTGGCGGACGCTGTACATCTCGACAACCAGCTTGGCGAACACCACGAGGCCGAAGAGCAGATCGCCTTCGCTGACATCGTTTTGCTGAACAAGACGGACCTTGTGGCAACAGATGGTCTTGGCCGTGTGGAAGAGCGCATTCGCCGTATCAACCCCTATGCCAAGATCATTCGCACGGAGCGTTGCGGGACTGAGCTCGACGAGGTGATCGGCCTTAACGCCTTCAGTCTTGACCGTGTGCTGGAAGTGGAGCCCGACTTCCTGACATCGGACCACGACCATGAACACGACGACGACGTGAAGAGCATCTCGCTTGTGTCAGACGTGCCGCTGGATCTCGAGAAGTTCCAGGAATGGTTCGGCAACCTTCTGCAGACCCGAGGGCCGGACATCCTGCGCTCCAAGGGAATCCTCGACTTTAAGGGCGAGGACGATCGGTTCGTCTTCCAGGGTGTCCATATGCTGATGGATGGCGCACCGATGGGGTCTTGGCCGCAGGGAGCGCGGCAGTCGCGGCTGGTCTTCATCGGACGCAACCTCGAAACAATGGGTCTCGAAGACGGTTTCGCCGCATGTCAGGCGGCGTAG
- a CDS encoding 2OG-Fe(II) oxygenase family protein has product MTDFADAREIAVDDIPVIDIGPLHADGGDAAYQDIGARLLRAATTAGFFYVGNHGLGQDVVDAAFACSRRFFAQPDAVKGEVRVSERHRGWLPVGEAKMAGHDQPDLKESYIWGLDLSVDDPAVTGEGAMIGVNRWPVTMPDMRQALMAYFDGAHDVARLMFGAFAAALGVPRDTFTGGFERPISRASLIHYPTQAARDDAQFGVAPHTDYGCMTILAQDDVGGLEVLARDGDWLTAHPIPGTLVVNVGDLLERWTNDLFASTRHRVVNRAGRERFSIAVAVDPDSQTVIDPVRGPGEDAHYPPVTCGDYIRGRFDESFAYRKAASRDGASAD; this is encoded by the coding sequence ATGACTGACTTTGCCGATGCCCGCGAGATCGCGGTCGACGACATTCCGGTCATCGACATCGGCCCGTTGCATGCCGATGGCGGTGATGCGGCTTATCAAGACATCGGGGCGCGGTTGTTGCGCGCGGCAACGACGGCCGGCTTCTTCTATGTCGGCAACCACGGTCTGGGACAAGACGTGGTCGACGCGGCCTTTGCCTGCTCGCGCCGGTTCTTCGCCCAGCCTGATGCGGTGAAAGGGGAGGTCAGGGTCAGCGAACGCCATCGTGGCTGGCTGCCGGTCGGCGAAGCCAAGATGGCTGGACACGATCAGCCGGACCTGAAGGAAAGCTATATCTGGGGGCTCGACCTGTCGGTGGACGATCCCGCCGTTACAGGTGAGGGCGCGATGATCGGCGTCAATCGCTGGCCGGTCACCATGCCCGATATGCGTCAGGCGCTCATGGCCTATTTCGACGGCGCCCATGATGTCGCGCGCCTGATGTTCGGCGCGTTCGCCGCCGCGCTTGGCGTGCCTAGGGATACGTTCACCGGCGGGTTCGAGCGTCCGATCTCGCGCGCCAGCCTGATCCACTATCCAACCCAGGCGGCCCGCGACGACGCACAGTTCGGCGTGGCGCCGCACACCGACTACGGCTGCATGACAATCCTGGCCCAAGACGATGTCGGCGGCCTGGAGGTCCTGGCACGGGACGGCGACTGGCTGACCGCCCATCCGATCCCCGGCACCCTGGTCGTCAATGTCGGCGATCTACTGGAGCGCTGGACCAACGATCTCTTTGCCTCGACACGCCATCGGGTGGTCAACCGGGCAGGGCGCGAGCGCTTTTCGATCGCCGTGGCCGTCGATCCCGACAGCCAGACGGTGATCGATCCGGTACGCGGGCCAGGCGAGGACGCCCACTATCCGCCGGTCACGTGCGGTGATTACATCCGTGGACGGTTTGACGAGTCCTTCGCCTATCGCAAGGCCGCTTCCCGCGACGGGGCATCGGCGGATTAG
- a CDS encoding Fur family transcriptional regulator — translation MGKRGEKMQAEVLAVLRWRHEPQSAYDVLRVLSEANPKIAPPTIYRALSALEDRGSVRRVESLNAYIACAGDCQHHDSILSICDDCGAVEESAAPDLLKALSRITGKSGFSPARHVIEVHGRCASCAAGKVPA, via the coding sequence ATGGGCAAGCGGGGAGAGAAGATGCAGGCGGAGGTGCTGGCGGTCCTGCGCTGGCGCCACGAGCCGCAGTCTGCCTACGATGTTCTGCGCGTGTTGAGCGAGGCCAATCCAAAGATCGCGCCGCCGACGATCTACCGGGCACTGTCCGCGCTTGAAGACCGCGGGTCCGTTCGTCGCGTTGAGTCGCTAAACGCCTACATTGCTTGCGCGGGCGACTGCCAGCACCACGATTCGATCCTGTCGATTTGCGATGACTGCGGCGCCGTTGAAGAAAGCGCCGCACCCGATCTGCTGAAGGCGCTTTCGCGCATTACCGGCAAGTCCGGCTTTTCCCCTGCCCGGCACGTGATTGAGGTGCACGGGAGATGTGCATCCTGCGCCGCCGGGAAAGTGCCGGCATGA
- a CDS encoding WD40 repeat domain-containing protein: MEAHRGAVLCLAAEGQSGAIVTGGDDGRFLRLSPDGSLKEIASFGTRLVDCVAAGPGLYACSSSRTAHVWRSDETTSKTFEHPSTVGGLAFDTKGRRLAVAHYGGATVWERGERRWKATKLVWKGSHGAVTFSPDGKYVATSTQENALHGWRLRDKADMRMSGYPTKVKSFAWVGTAPFLATSGADEAVCWPFDTKDGPMGRPPQSCAYGGKQLCTAVSGLVGLDGVFAGFADGCVLAGRPSNDGSMEDMVIKGSSGTPVSALAITPDGWLFVGDEAGRILWVRLDGGVE, translated from the coding sequence GTGGAGGCGCATCGCGGCGCGGTCTTGTGTCTTGCCGCCGAAGGACAATCGGGCGCGATAGTTACTGGTGGCGATGACGGGCGTTTCCTGCGTCTCTCGCCCGACGGATCCCTCAAAGAAATTGCGAGCTTCGGCACACGTTTGGTCGATTGCGTCGCCGCAGGGCCCGGTCTGTACGCCTGCTCTTCAAGCCGTACTGCCCATGTCTGGCGCTCAGACGAAACCACTTCAAAGACCTTCGAACACCCAAGCACCGTCGGTGGCCTCGCCTTCGACACCAAGGGCCGCCGGCTCGCCGTCGCCCATTACGGGGGCGCCACGGTTTGGGAACGGGGCGAGCGGCGCTGGAAAGCAACGAAGCTCGTCTGGAAGGGATCGCACGGCGCCGTCACATTCAGCCCCGACGGGAAGTATGTCGCGACTTCGACGCAGGAAAATGCGCTTCACGGCTGGCGTTTGCGTGACAAGGCCGACATGCGGATGTCTGGCTATCCCACCAAGGTTAAGAGCTTTGCCTGGGTCGGTACCGCACCCTTTCTCGCCACCTCCGGCGCAGACGAAGCAGTCTGCTGGCCCTTCGACACCAAAGATGGCCCCATGGGACGTCCACCGCAATCTTGCGCCTATGGCGGAAAGCAGCTCTGTACGGCCGTTTCGGGGCTAGTCGGTCTTGACGGCGTCTTCGCCGGTTTTGCTGATGGTTGCGTTCTCGCCGGGCGTCCGTCGAACGACGGCAGCATGGAAGACATGGTTATCAAGGGGTCGAGCGGCACGCCGGTCTCGGCGTTGGCGATCACGCCGGATGGATGGCTCTTCGTCGGCGACGAGGCCGGCCGCATCCTCTGGGTTCGTCTTGACGGAGGAGTCGAATGA
- the aztA gene encoding zinc ABC transporter ATP-binding protein AztA has translation MNTALTFQNLTLGYDRHPAVRHLQAEIAEGSLTAIVGPNGAGKSTLLKGVIGTLEPLEGQVAFGSLGRDDIAYLPQQVDIDRAFPISVVDLVAMGLWREIGPFGWLGRKRRARVDAAIAAVGLTGFELRPIGSLSGGQMQRALFARLLLQDARLVLLDEPFTAIDARTMADLISVVRRWHGEGRTVLAVLHDHDTVRAHFPDALMLARELVAYGPTEQVLTAENQFRARQMCEASAGPPHSRGRSAA, from the coding sequence ATGAACACCGCGCTCACCTTCCAGAACCTTACGCTGGGCTATGACCGTCATCCGGCGGTCCGTCATCTTCAGGCGGAGATAGCCGAGGGAAGTCTCACAGCCATCGTGGGCCCAAACGGTGCGGGCAAGTCAACCCTGCTGAAGGGCGTGATCGGAACGCTCGAGCCGCTGGAAGGTCAAGTGGCGTTCGGTTCGCTGGGCCGCGACGACATCGCCTATCTGCCGCAGCAAGTAGACATCGACCGGGCGTTCCCGATTTCGGTGGTCGATCTTGTCGCCATGGGTCTATGGCGCGAGATCGGTCCCTTTGGTTGGCTCGGACGGAAGCGTCGGGCACGCGTCGATGCCGCGATCGCGGCTGTGGGCCTGACCGGGTTTGAACTCCGCCCTATCGGATCGCTGTCTGGCGGTCAGATGCAGCGTGCGTTGTTCGCGCGGCTTCTCTTGCAGGATGCCCGTTTGGTTCTGCTGGATGAGCCCTTCACCGCGATTGACGCCCGCACCATGGCCGATCTCATCAGCGTCGTGCGGCGATGGCATGGCGAAGGCCGGACGGTGCTCGCCGTACTGCATGATCACGATACGGTCCGCGCGCACTTCCCCGACGCACTCATGCTGGCGCGCGAGCTCGTCGCCTATGGGCCGACGGAACAGGTCCTCACCGCTGAGAACCAGTTTCGTGCCCGGCAAATGTGCGAGGCTAGCGCGGGCCCGCCACATTCCCGTGGACGGAGTGCGGCATGA